In a genomic window of Lathamus discolor isolate bLatDis1 chromosome 4, bLatDis1.hap1, whole genome shotgun sequence:
- the METTL16 gene encoding RNA N6-adenosine-methyltransferase METTL16 isoform X2: MALNKSMHARNRYKDKPPDFAYLAGKYPEFQQHVQTTLTGRVSLNFKDPEAVRALTCTLLKEDFGLTIDIPVERLIPTVPLRLNYIHWVEDLIGHQDAGERVVRRGIDIGTGASCIYPLLGATLNGWYFLATEVDDMCFNYAKKNVEQNNLSDLIKVVKVPQKTLLMDALKEESEIIYDFCMCNPPFFANQLEAKGVNSRNPRRPPPSSVNTGGITEIMAEGGELEFVKRIIHDSLQLKKRLRWYSCMLGKKCSLAPLKEELRIQGSPPSKRRKLEKPRKPITFMVLASTVKELSIKAAAMGWDAVEAIAVVRAWVEKILTDLKVQHKRVPCGKDEVSLFVTAIENSWIHLRRKKRERVRQLRELPRASEDVLQAMEEEKTSQKSESNNSGYENSKAEDSEMGFVAPDEDVQLTTGDELPEESAAKEECGEHVKEEGTDAKQGETSLGKGSSNAKGESCSSEESSNLTVEKEQSPKETSRCFLFKCLMNVKKEGNDVLVEMHWVEGQNRDLMNQLCTYLRNQILRLVAS, from the exons ATGGCCCTCAACAAGTCCATGCACGCTCGCAACCGGTACAAGGACAAGCCGCCCGACTTCGCCTACCTGGCGGGCAAGTACCCCGAGTTCCAGCAGCATGTGCAGACCACCCTCACCGGCAGGGTGAG CCTGAACTTCAAGGACCCCGAGGCAGTTAGAGCTCTAACGTGCACCCTCCTGAAGGAGGATTTTGGGCTTACGATTGACATCCCCGTGGAAAGGCTTATTCCGACCGTTCCCTTGAGGCTGAACTACATCCACTGGGTGGAGGATCTCATCGGTCACCAGGATGCTGGCGAGCGAGTCGTCCGACGGGGCATTGATATAG GGACAGGGGCATCTTGCATATACCCACTGCTAGGAGCAACTTTGAATGGCTGGTATTTTCTTGCAACAGAAGTGGATGATATGTGCTTCAATTatgccaagaagaatgtggaaCAGAATAACTTGTCTGATCTTATAAAAG TGGTTAAGGTACCACAGAAGACTCTTCTAATGGATGCACTGAAAGAAGAATCTGAGATCATTTATGATTTCTGCATGTGCAACCCCCCCTTTTTTGCCAACCAACTGGAAGCGAAG GGAGTGAATTCTCGAAATCCACGGCGTCCTCCTCCCAGTTCTGTGAATACAGGAGGGATCACAGAAATCATGGCTGAGGGGGGTGAACTAGAATTTGTCAAAAGGATTATTCACGATAGTCTACAACTTAAAAAGAGGTTACG ATGGTACAGTTGCATGTTGgggaagaaatgcagtttaGCACCACTGAAAGAGGAACTTCGAATCCAAGGG tCACCTCcctctaaaagaagaaaattagaaaaacCACGAAAACCAATTACATTTATGGTCTTGGCTTCAACAGTCAAAGAGTTGTCCATCAAAGCTGCAGCTATGGGTTGGGATGCTGTAGAAGCCATTGCTGTGGTTAGAGCCTGGGTGGAGAAGATTCTCACTGATCTGAAG GTTCAGCACAAACGTGTTCCCTGTGGAAAAGATGAAGTTAGCCTCTTTGTGACTGCCATTGAAAACTCCTGGATTCATTTGAGGAGAAAGAAACGCGAGAGAGTAAGGCAATTACGAGAACTTCCTCGAGCTTCTGAAGACGTTCTGCAAGCAATGGAAGAGGAGAAAACCAGCCAGAAGAGTGAGAGCAATAATTCAGGCTATGAAAACTCCAAGGCTGAAGACTCTGAAATGGGGTTTGTGGCACCTGATGAGGATGTCCAGTTGACCACAGGTGATGAGCTACCAGAAGAATCTGCTGCCAAAGAAGAATGTGGTGAGCACGTGAAGGAGGAGGGGACAGACGCAAAGCAGGGAGAAACATCACTTGGGAAAGGTTCCAGTAATGCAAAGGGGGAATCTTGCTCTTCAGAGGAATCTAGCAATCTGACAGTTGAAAAAGAACAAAGCCCCAAAGAAACTAGTAGATGTTTTCTCTTTAAGTGTTTAATGAATgtcaagaaagaaggaaatgatgTATTAGTAGAAATGCATTGGGTTGAAGGGCAGAACAGAGACTTGATGAACCAGCTGTGCACATACTTACGGAATCAAATTCTTCGACTGGTTGCTAGTTAG
- the METTL16 gene encoding RNA N6-adenosine-methyltransferase METTL16 isoform X3, with protein MCRPPSPAGLNFKDPEAVRALTCTLLKEDFGLTIDIPVERLIPTVPLRLNYIHWVEDLIGHQDAGERVVRRGIDIGTGASCIYPLLGATLNGWYFLATEVDDMCFNYAKKNVEQNNLSDLIKVVKVPQKTLLMDALKEESEIIYDFCMCNPPFFANQLEAKGVNSRNPRRPPPSSVNTGGITEIMAEGGELEFVKRIIHDSLQLKKRLRWYSCMLGKKCSLAPLKEELRIQGVSKVTHTEFCQGRTMRWALAWSFYDDVQVPSPPSKRRKLEKPRKPITFMVLASTVKELSIKAAAMGWDAVEAIAVVRAWVEKILTDLKVQHKRVPCGKDEVSLFVTAIENSWIHLRRKKRERVRQLRELPRASEDVLQAMEEEKTSQKSESNNSGYENSKAEDSEMGFVAPDEDVQLTTGDELPEESAAKEECGEHVKEEGTDAKQGETSLGKGSSNAKGESCSSEESSNLTVEKEQSPKETSRCFLFKCLMNVKKEGNDVLVEMHWVEGQNRDLMNQLCTYLRNQILRLVAS; from the exons ATGTGCAGACCACCCTCACCGGCAGG CCTGAACTTCAAGGACCCCGAGGCAGTTAGAGCTCTAACGTGCACCCTCCTGAAGGAGGATTTTGGGCTTACGATTGACATCCCCGTGGAAAGGCTTATTCCGACCGTTCCCTTGAGGCTGAACTACATCCACTGGGTGGAGGATCTCATCGGTCACCAGGATGCTGGCGAGCGAGTCGTCCGACGGGGCATTGATATAG GGACAGGGGCATCTTGCATATACCCACTGCTAGGAGCAACTTTGAATGGCTGGTATTTTCTTGCAACAGAAGTGGATGATATGTGCTTCAATTatgccaagaagaatgtggaaCAGAATAACTTGTCTGATCTTATAAAAG TGGTTAAGGTACCACAGAAGACTCTTCTAATGGATGCACTGAAAGAAGAATCTGAGATCATTTATGATTTCTGCATGTGCAACCCCCCCTTTTTTGCCAACCAACTGGAAGCGAAG GGAGTGAATTCTCGAAATCCACGGCGTCCTCCTCCCAGTTCTGTGAATACAGGAGGGATCACAGAAATCATGGCTGAGGGGGGTGAACTAGAATTTGTCAAAAGGATTATTCACGATAGTCTACAACTTAAAAAGAGGTTACG ATGGTACAGTTGCATGTTGgggaagaaatgcagtttaGCACCACTGAAAGAGGAACTTCGAATCCAAGGG GTTTCTAAAGTTACCCATACTGAATTCTGTCAAGGACGCACCATGAGATGGGCACTGGCATGGAGTTTCTATGATGATGTACAAGTACCT tCACCTCcctctaaaagaagaaaattagaaaaacCACGAAAACCAATTACATTTATGGTCTTGGCTTCAACAGTCAAAGAGTTGTCCATCAAAGCTGCAGCTATGGGTTGGGATGCTGTAGAAGCCATTGCTGTGGTTAGAGCCTGGGTGGAGAAGATTCTCACTGATCTGAAG GTTCAGCACAAACGTGTTCCCTGTGGAAAAGATGAAGTTAGCCTCTTTGTGACTGCCATTGAAAACTCCTGGATTCATTTGAGGAGAAAGAAACGCGAGAGAGTAAGGCAATTACGAGAACTTCCTCGAGCTTCTGAAGACGTTCTGCAAGCAATGGAAGAGGAGAAAACCAGCCAGAAGAGTGAGAGCAATAATTCAGGCTATGAAAACTCCAAGGCTGAAGACTCTGAAATGGGGTTTGTGGCACCTGATGAGGATGTCCAGTTGACCACAGGTGATGAGCTACCAGAAGAATCTGCTGCCAAAGAAGAATGTGGTGAGCACGTGAAGGAGGAGGGGACAGACGCAAAGCAGGGAGAAACATCACTTGGGAAAGGTTCCAGTAATGCAAAGGGGGAATCTTGCTCTTCAGAGGAATCTAGCAATCTGACAGTTGAAAAAGAACAAAGCCCCAAAGAAACTAGTAGATGTTTTCTCTTTAAGTGTTTAATGAATgtcaagaaagaaggaaatgatgTATTAGTAGAAATGCATTGGGTTGAAGGGCAGAACAGAGACTTGATGAACCAGCTGTGCACATACTTACGGAATCAAATTCTTCGACTGGTTGCTAGTTAG
- the METTL16 gene encoding RNA N6-adenosine-methyltransferase METTL16 isoform X1, producing the protein MALNKSMHARNRYKDKPPDFAYLAGKYPEFQQHVQTTLTGRVSLNFKDPEAVRALTCTLLKEDFGLTIDIPVERLIPTVPLRLNYIHWVEDLIGHQDAGERVVRRGIDIGTGASCIYPLLGATLNGWYFLATEVDDMCFNYAKKNVEQNNLSDLIKVVKVPQKTLLMDALKEESEIIYDFCMCNPPFFANQLEAKGVNSRNPRRPPPSSVNTGGITEIMAEGGELEFVKRIIHDSLQLKKRLRWYSCMLGKKCSLAPLKEELRIQGVSKVTHTEFCQGRTMRWALAWSFYDDVQVPSPPSKRRKLEKPRKPITFMVLASTVKELSIKAAAMGWDAVEAIAVVRAWVEKILTDLKVQHKRVPCGKDEVSLFVTAIENSWIHLRRKKRERVRQLRELPRASEDVLQAMEEEKTSQKSESNNSGYENSKAEDSEMGFVAPDEDVQLTTGDELPEESAAKEECGEHVKEEGTDAKQGETSLGKGSSNAKGESCSSEESSNLTVEKEQSPKETSRCFLFKCLMNVKKEGNDVLVEMHWVEGQNRDLMNQLCTYLRNQILRLVAS; encoded by the exons ATGGCCCTCAACAAGTCCATGCACGCTCGCAACCGGTACAAGGACAAGCCGCCCGACTTCGCCTACCTGGCGGGCAAGTACCCCGAGTTCCAGCAGCATGTGCAGACCACCCTCACCGGCAGGGTGAG CCTGAACTTCAAGGACCCCGAGGCAGTTAGAGCTCTAACGTGCACCCTCCTGAAGGAGGATTTTGGGCTTACGATTGACATCCCCGTGGAAAGGCTTATTCCGACCGTTCCCTTGAGGCTGAACTACATCCACTGGGTGGAGGATCTCATCGGTCACCAGGATGCTGGCGAGCGAGTCGTCCGACGGGGCATTGATATAG GGACAGGGGCATCTTGCATATACCCACTGCTAGGAGCAACTTTGAATGGCTGGTATTTTCTTGCAACAGAAGTGGATGATATGTGCTTCAATTatgccaagaagaatgtggaaCAGAATAACTTGTCTGATCTTATAAAAG TGGTTAAGGTACCACAGAAGACTCTTCTAATGGATGCACTGAAAGAAGAATCTGAGATCATTTATGATTTCTGCATGTGCAACCCCCCCTTTTTTGCCAACCAACTGGAAGCGAAG GGAGTGAATTCTCGAAATCCACGGCGTCCTCCTCCCAGTTCTGTGAATACAGGAGGGATCACAGAAATCATGGCTGAGGGGGGTGAACTAGAATTTGTCAAAAGGATTATTCACGATAGTCTACAACTTAAAAAGAGGTTACG ATGGTACAGTTGCATGTTGgggaagaaatgcagtttaGCACCACTGAAAGAGGAACTTCGAATCCAAGGG GTTTCTAAAGTTACCCATACTGAATTCTGTCAAGGACGCACCATGAGATGGGCACTGGCATGGAGTTTCTATGATGATGTACAAGTACCT tCACCTCcctctaaaagaagaaaattagaaaaacCACGAAAACCAATTACATTTATGGTCTTGGCTTCAACAGTCAAAGAGTTGTCCATCAAAGCTGCAGCTATGGGTTGGGATGCTGTAGAAGCCATTGCTGTGGTTAGAGCCTGGGTGGAGAAGATTCTCACTGATCTGAAG GTTCAGCACAAACGTGTTCCCTGTGGAAAAGATGAAGTTAGCCTCTTTGTGACTGCCATTGAAAACTCCTGGATTCATTTGAGGAGAAAGAAACGCGAGAGAGTAAGGCAATTACGAGAACTTCCTCGAGCTTCTGAAGACGTTCTGCAAGCAATGGAAGAGGAGAAAACCAGCCAGAAGAGTGAGAGCAATAATTCAGGCTATGAAAACTCCAAGGCTGAAGACTCTGAAATGGGGTTTGTGGCACCTGATGAGGATGTCCAGTTGACCACAGGTGATGAGCTACCAGAAGAATCTGCTGCCAAAGAAGAATGTGGTGAGCACGTGAAGGAGGAGGGGACAGACGCAAAGCAGGGAGAAACATCACTTGGGAAAGGTTCCAGTAATGCAAAGGGGGAATCTTGCTCTTCAGAGGAATCTAGCAATCTGACAGTTGAAAAAGAACAAAGCCCCAAAGAAACTAGTAGATGTTTTCTCTTTAAGTGTTTAATGAATgtcaagaaagaaggaaatgatgTATTAGTAGAAATGCATTGGGTTGAAGGGCAGAACAGAGACTTGATGAACCAGCTGTGCACATACTTACGGAATCAAATTCTTCGACTGGTTGCTAGTTAG